From a region of the Limisphaera ngatamarikiensis genome:
- a CDS encoding ABC transporter ATP-binding protein gives MSLIRLIQVGRCYRMGSETIHALVDVNLEIERGEYVAIMGPSGSGKSTLMNIIGCLDSPTSGRYELDGVDVSRMDDNELADVRNERIGFVFQSFHLLPRSTALHNVELPLIYAGLPAEERRRRALEALERVGLADRVHHRPNELSGGQRQRVAIARALVNRPALLLADEPTGNLDSKTGEEILALFDTLWRQGHTILLVTHEEDVARHAQRVVRIRDGRIAADVRCSGA, from the coding sequence ATGAGTCTGATCCGGTTGATTCAGGTGGGCCGATGTTATCGGATGGGATCGGAAACCATCCACGCGCTTGTGGACGTGAACCTGGAGATCGAGCGCGGGGAGTACGTGGCCATCATGGGGCCCTCGGGCTCGGGGAAGTCCACCTTGATGAACATCATCGGATGCCTCGACAGTCCCACGTCCGGCCGGTACGAGCTTGACGGCGTGGATGTGAGCCGGATGGACGACAATGAGCTGGCGGACGTGAGGAATGAGCGCATCGGTTTTGTGTTTCAGAGTTTTCATCTGCTGCCGCGTTCGACGGCGTTGCACAATGTGGAACTCCCGTTGATTTACGCGGGTTTGCCGGCTGAGGAACGTCGGCGCCGGGCGCTGGAGGCGCTGGAGCGGGTGGGGTTGGCGGATCGGGTGCATCATCGGCCCAATGAGTTGTCCGGCGGCCAACGGCAGCGGGTGGCGATTGCGCGGGCGCTGGTGAACCGGCCGGCCCTGTTGTTGGCGGATGAGCCGACGGGCAACCTGGATTCGAAGACGGGCGAGGAGATTCTTGCGTTGTTCGACACGCTGTGGCGGCAGGGGCACACGATCCTGCTGGTGACGCATGAAGAGGATGTGGCACGGCACGCGCAGCGGGTGGTGCGGATCCGGGACGGGCGCATTGCCGCCGACGTGAGGTGTTCGGGCGCATGA